The genomic interval AGACACTGCCTATTTCTGCCGCCGTTTCAAAATGATGTTCGGTATTCCAGCCGGGAAAATGCGTCGTCGTGAGTCTTTGATGAATGTTTAGAATAGAATAATTTCTAAGAAATAGAAAAAGGGAGAAGCCGGTTCTGGTTTCTCCCTTTTTCATGACTTTATAGTAATTATCTGACGGGCGTAAACTGAACCGCAGAAACTTTCCAGTTTCCTCCTGATTTTACACAAACAACCATATAAGTGAGATCATTTTGGAAACTATTGTTCTGGAAGCTGCCCTCGCGCGCTCCAAGTTCCTGTAATTACACCTACATCACCATAGTTTCGTGCCCGGCTTCCGGACAACATTCCTGAATCGATCCGTAAATAGCCTCGTGTTACCGATTGAAGAATAAAGTTTCGGTCAACTTCTTGTCCCTGAAAACCTGAAATAGAGAAATCGTTCGACAATAAACTTTCAAGTATAGCGTGGTCTTCTTCCAGAAGGGCTTTAAAAAATATATTTGAACAGTCCATTGCATCTGCAGGCTGGGTATAGCTGGGTTGGGAATAGGATGCAATAGCAGGTAAAAAAAGCAATAACAAGTAAACTAAATTTTTCATCGCTGTTAATTATATGATTAGATTCGCTACTGATTAACGATTAAACAGAGTACAATGACACGGTGGATTATTATTTTTAGCTTTTTCATATTAGGTAGCTGCACCTCGCAACCAGATAAACTAGGCCGTTTAGACCTTAAAAAATGGCGAGGAGACCGTGGCGGATGCGAAGGTGGAAGAACTGCCGTAACCGAAGACTTTAAAGCTGAACAAAAGCAGCTAATGGGAAAATTCATTGATGATGTCGGTACAATTCTTGGCCGGCCGGATATCCACCAGCTTGGTGAGCGCAATCAGAAATTTTACGTGTATTTTTTAGAAAAAGGCCCTCAATGTGATGACATGAAATTGAAGTCAAAAGCAAAAAAAGTAATCTTGAAATTCAATGCAGTCGGGTTATTATCAGAAATTACTTATCAGGAAAGGCCGTTGTGATTTTGTTCAATCTTCATCCGGATCTGATTTTATCATACTCTGCACAAGCAACTCATATTCTTCCTCTTTTTGATAAAGCAGTTCATGGGCTTCCCGAAGTTTTTCTTCACATTCCAAATCTTTTCTGTCCAGTTCTTCATCATGGCCTTTTCGTATTTCTCTCATTATGTATAAATGAAGCACAAACATGCCCGCTGTAAGTACATGAAAAAAGGTGTCGTACGATAAAGTAGCCACCATGTAAGTCAGCACAAAAATAATAAAGCCAATTACAAACCGGGAGATAGCAAATTGCCTGAACATGGTGATGATAGAATGAGGTGTTTAAAAAAGACCCTAAACGGCACTCACAAATAGAACTTCTTAATCCTGATCATTTGCTCTACTGACTCCGGAACCATATACCGTA from Dyadobacter sp. NIV53 carries:
- a CDS encoding nuclear transport factor 2 family protein; amino-acid sequence: MKNLVYLLLLFLPAIASYSQPSYTQPADAMDCSNIFFKALLEEDHAILESLLSNDFSISGFQGQEVDRNFILQSVTRGYLRIDSGMLSGSRARNYGDVGVITGTWSARGQLPEQ